CGTCGGCGGCCGGCTTGGTCTCGACGTCGCCGTCTTCGGGCAGGTCGAGGCCGCCGGGCGAGCTGAAGCCCTCGTCGCCGCCCGCACCGGCCGCACCACCGGCGCCACCGGCCACGGAAGCCAGCTCGTCGGGCTTGCCCGCGCCACCGGTCGGATCGGTGTCGTCGAGGCCGTTCAGCGCGTCCTTCTCACCCTTGTTGTCCGCACCGAGCGTGTAGGTGACCGGCTCGCCCTTGCCGTCGTCGACGGTGACCACGGTCGGGCCCTTCGGCCCCTGCGGCTGCTCGGCGGTGATCTTGACGCCGTTGTCCTCGATGACGATCTTGCCGTCGGGACCGGGCTTGTAGACCTGCTCGCCCTCGGCACCCCCCGCGCCTTCGGCACCCTCGACGGGCTTGCCGTCCGGACCGAGTTCGCCGTTGCCGAAGTCGAGCTTGTACTCCTTCGGCGGCGGGGTGCCGTCGTCGAGCGAGATGTCCATCTTGCCGTCCTTGCCCGGCTCGGACATGGTGATCTCGTTGTCGCCCTGCTTGACGGTCATCGTGTCGTCGTCGTCACCGGCGTCCTTGATGGCCTCGCCGGTTTCCGGGTCGATCGGGTACGGCTTGCCCGTCTCCGGGTCGACCTCGAGCGGCTTGCCGGTGATCGGGTTGGTGCCCTTGTCGTCCTCCGCGGACGGCGGCTCCACGGCGCCGGGCGTGCCCCCGCCACCACCGGAACCGGTGCCCCCACCGCCGGAACCGGAGCCGCCACCACCGGTGCCACCGCCACCACCGCCGGTGTCGCCACCGCCGCCGTTGTCGTTCTTCTTCGGCGGCGGCGGGTTCTCCGCCGCGGCGTTGGCGAATCCGTTCTCCGCCTTGCCCATCACCTCGTTGAGCTGGGTGTAGGCCTCGTCGACGAATTCCTTCGTGTCGGTGCACAGCGTGTCGAACTTGGTCCAGAGCCCGTCCCACATCTCGACGTTGAACTGGTTCTGGATCCACTGCTTGGCGAGGCGGATGCCCTCTTTTTTGATGTCGTCGTCATCGCAGCAGCCGTCGTCGTTCAACTTCTCACGCATGTTCGTGCCGAAGTTGACGTCCATCCAGCCGGCGACCTTCTCCATCTCGTCCTTGCCGGCCGCGGAGTCGTTCGCGATGTTGATCACGGTGGTCGCCATGTCGAGATCGGCCTTGCCGACCGTCGTGGTGTACATGTCGATGACCGCGTCGACCTTGCCCTTGACCAGCTGGTAGACCGCGTCCACCGCGGTCGCCGTGGCGGCCGAGGAACCCTCGAGGAAGCCCACCAGCTCGTCACCCGGGGTGTTGATCTTCTCGTTGTAGTGCTCGTTCGCCTTGTCGGCGGCGGGCCCGGTCCAGCTGTCGGACAGGCCGTCGAGCTGACCGCGCGTGTCCTTGAGCGCCTGGCGGACCTGACCGGCGGCGATGGAGAAGTCCGAGGAGTCGGTCAGGAACTCCGCGAAGTTGATGCCCTTCTGCTCCTCGTACCGCTTCTTGATGTCGGTGTTGTAGTCGAGCGGGCGCGTGCGGCCGCGGCAGTCATCCGGGAGCTTGCCGAGCAGCGGGCCGAAGTCCTTGAACACCTTCAGGCTGGGTTCACCGTGCTTGAGCAGGTCGTCGGACATCTTCGTGCCCCCGCCGCCGGGGGCGGGGGGCCGCGCGCTGTCCAGCCCGGTCCGGCCGGCGTCTACGTCCTTCTGGTGCTCGCGCTCGTTGTAGCTGTTCTCCGAGCCTTCCTTCTTGGCGTCGTTGTACAGCTCGTCGGTGAATTCCTCGCTGAAGGCGCCGAACCCGATCGGGTAGCCGTTGTACGCCTCCTGGTACTTGGAGATCTCGTCGCGCTTGGCGTCGTCAGCACCCCACGCTTCGCTGCTGCTGCTCGACCAGGACTGCAGCAGGGCCTGCTTCTTGTCCGGCGAAACGGCCGGATCGTCGAGTACGGCCTTGACCTCTTCCCACGTCTTGGCCATCAGTTGCTCCCGGCGTTGTTCATCGCGGACGACTGGGACTGGTCGTTGGCGGTGTAGGACTGGCCACCGGCGGCGATGTTCGCGGCGAAACCGGTCAGCGCCGTGGTGTACCCCTTCACCGCGGCGGACAGCGTGGCGACCGAAGTCGTGTAGGTCTCCGCGTGCGTGGCGTGCGCCTCGCCGAACTCCTTCGCGGTGATCTTGGACTTCTCCAGTTCCTTGGTGCCGTCGGTCACGTCCTCTGCGAACTCGGTCATCTTCTTCGAGGCGGACGCCATCGCGTCGGCATCGACCTTGTGCCCACCCACCGGTCAGCTCCCCCTTGGTCCGAGGTTCTCCTAATGCGAGTCAGGAACTCTGACGCACCCGAACGGCGAACGGTGCCGTCGCAGATGCACACAGAATGTACTCATGCGGCTGACCGGACGCACAGGATTCGCCTGTTTGCATACCCGAACGCGTCACTGGCCGGAACCGGCGGCGCCGGACTTGGCACGGAGCGCGTCGGCGAGCACCTCGGCGGTGCCGGCGATGTCGGTCAGGCGGTCGCGTTCGTCGAGGTCGATGGTCACTTCGAAGAAGACCTCGATGGTGGCGAGCAGCTGAACGCGCTGCTTCGAATCGAGGCCGAGCTCGTCGAACGGCGTGGTCACGTCGAGCGCGTCCGGGGACAGGTGGAACGAATCGCAGACCAGCTGCTTGACCTGGGCGTGGTACTGGCTGGCGTCTTCGGTGGTCACCAGCTCATCGTGCCTCATACCGCGCTTTCGCGGCCGAACGCGCCACCTTCCCACTGGACGTCCGCGGCACGCCACCGTCTTCTGCGGGCAAAAGCATGAAGTCGCGGAGGGCGACCTCGTGCTGGGCGGACACGGCGGCGCGCACGGCCTTGCTGACCTCGGCGAAGTCAACCGCCTGGTCACGGACCGGCTCGGCCAGCACGACCACACCCTCCCCCCGGTCGTCGGCGATCCCGAAGGCGGCGACGCGGTCGCGCCGGATCCCCGGG
The genomic region above belongs to Amycolatopsis sp. YIM 10 and contains:
- a CDS encoding acyl carrier protein; protein product: MTTEDASQYHAQVKQLVCDSFHLSPDALDVTTPFDELGLDSKQRVQLLATIEVFFEVTIDLDERDRLTDIAGTAEVLADALRAKSGAAGSGQ
- a CDS encoding WXG100 family type VII secretion target, with translation MAKTWEEVKAVLDDPAVSPDKKQALLQSWSSSSSEAWGADDAKRDEISKYQEAYNGYPIGFGAFSEEFTDELYNDAKKEGSENSYNEREHQKDVDAGRTGLDSARPPAPGGGGTKMSDDLLKHGEPSLKVFKDFGPLLGKLPDDCRGRTRPLDYNTDIKKRYEEQKGINFAEFLTDSSDFSIAAGQVRQALKDTRGQLDGLSDSWTGPAADKANEHYNEKINTPGDELVGFLEGSSAATATAVDAVYQLVKGKVDAVIDMYTTTVGKADLDMATTVINIANDSAAGKDEMEKVAGWMDVNFGTNMREKLNDDGCCDDDDIKKEGIRLAKQWIQNQFNVEMWDGLWTKFDTLCTDTKEFVDEAYTQLNEVMGKAENGFANAAAENPPPPKKNDNGGGGDTGGGGGGTGGGGSGSGGGGTGSGGGGGTPGAVEPPSAEDDKGTNPITGKPLEVDPETGKPYPIDPETGEAIKDAGDDDDTMTVKQGDNEITMSEPGKDGKMDISLDDGTPPPKEYKLDFGNGELGPDGKPVEGAEGAGGAEGEQVYKPGPDGKIVIEDNGVKITAEQPQGPKGPTVVTVDDGKGEPVTYTLGADNKGEKDALNGLDDTDPTGGAGKPDELASVAGGAGGAAGAGGDEGFSSPGGLDLPEDGDVETKPAADGGAGGSGGGGAGGDSGGSAGGSGGSGGSAGGVSGSAGGDLGNTGSLSAGAQVGAASPEPAAAGLGSAPGGAGVGAAPAAAGAAAGAGGMGGGMGMMGGMGAMGGGAGGGQSGDQERNSSQYKVAGNIFETSGAGGRISGSLDEEGDRSIRYDR